AGTTTTAATAAGTAATAGCTCCAATGACAAAAACTTTGCATGACACAAGGAAAATCTGCATTCTAAGTCTTTTTGATATTGTTTATCAAAAAGACACACAGTAATCAACAATAATCAACAAACAGAACGAAGTAACATTAGCTAAGCTATTCGGACCAACccagcgaaggagtttgaattactgctatagtcgggtcaaaacgacatgaaccacaaGTGTgcttgcggtgcatttgcgtacgtggtggagcagttgggaccgagttgggacagtcgcaaactgcagcgatggatggtggcAGCAAGGGTTTCATCACGCTGCTGGCCACCGAAACACCTCGAGAttccgcgtacgcaactgcgtacgtgcttcatatcgttttgaccctactatacgcaTAGATCTTTTGTTTCGATGTCGCCATGACGTTTTCTCAGTTATCGACTGAAATTTAACCTCAGCGTTATAGTTATCTAGCTGGTGCGATTCGatcattttcttattcattgTCATTGCTCGCCTTGTGATTCCTCCACATCGCTAGTGCCGGCATAATTTTTTAACATAGCGAAAGCAATATAAACCGTGATTTCAGATTTCCTTCAATCTGAATTTCCGAAATGGAGAGCACACTCAACACAAatttagaaaggaaaagaagtcaGAGAGGAAACACGATTTCGAAAGAGAAGTAAAATGGACCTGTAGAAGTAATTACGTGGGAGTACTGGTTTAAATTTCTGTCAATTCTAAATAAGTATGCGATTAACTGTCGGATCCAAAATTTTGGAGAAGTCGTGGGCGTGTTGTCTCAAATTTTCCGCATATGAGCAGTGTGAGAATTGATAGTTGATTGTTTTGATTAATTTCGATTACTAATCCAAACTAGTTGACCCTCATCGATGTGCCCAACATAATAACGATTTGCAATGACCATATCGAATAGATATGTTGTGTGGGGtccaaacgaaatgaagcacggtgctgtTGCAtcagcggctgcgctcgaagcggtgcggcggagctTAGCGAGGAGGATCTCTGGAGGGAACCCTTCCTGACGCCGTTCCTCGATGTAGTCCGCAATGGTCctcctcgattccaaccgctatcagCGGCGCGCCGCTTCGGGCGCTACTTACGGAACTGCACcatcttcatgtcgttttgacgcgacCGCACATGTAATTGCACTGCGATATTGGTGGACGGGATTTCGGATCACCATCCAGCGCCTAAGGTCCGATCATTGTCAGAATTTGTAGGATCGGTAAGTGCTATCATTTGAAATAGCCGAACACTTGGGAAGaaataagttgaaaaaaaaattagtaactGATCAACATGTTGttgcaaaataatttaaaaataccaGTTGGGCACATTTGACGACGCCGACTACATTAATGCCACTGAAAACAATGGCGGCGGTGTAGGTGATTTGGCCGAGACGAGGACTTGTGACCTAAAAAGAAGTGTTTCAAGACATTTGTCGTCGTCCTTTTTAAATaacatgtgtgtgtgtgctacTGTAGCACTTACAAAAGCAAGCAGTAATATGCAAACAGCCATCATTCCTTGCGAGAACGCTGCAAAAAAGATGAGTCGCCATCGTCCCGGTATGAATGTGGCACGGTCTGAGATCGGTCCCACTACGAATTTCACTACCGCTGAGAGGATGAACGGTAAAGCGGTGGCGAATCCAGTCGATTTGACATCGAAGTGGAGAACCTGGAATATTGAATGTGACAAATGAGTTGCAGTAGATTTTTACTGTTTACTTTagtactttttctttgaatgaatTGTCCAGAATGTTATAAGAAGTTAACTACGGGTGTATAACTAAAAGAACCTTGTTCATGTACGTGGGACCATAGAGAAGGAATATTTGAAATCCAAGATTGCCTCCGATTGTCGATAACCATACGCCGAGTATACAAGGATCCGTAATGATAGCTCtgaaaaactgagaaattaGCTCACCACTGCCTGTATAATCGATAGAGAAATAGCAGGAATTAGTAGAAATGAGACCTGTAAGGTATAGCCTCTTTCTTCTGTCCCAACTTTCCCGAACTGATCTTCCGGATTTCACTTGAGCTGACATTTCTGGAAAGGGAAGATAGGTTTGATCTTATTACTATTCGTGGAAGAGGTTACAGTTTTGTAGGATACCTATGCAAACTCGGATCAtcctcatagaaaaaaaagaaggtggTAAAGGCTAGTGCTGTGAGGATGCCCTGAAATGGATCTAGTCTTAGGATGCTGAACCCCTTCCGAGCTACCACAGCAATCATCCGAAATAATAGATGTCAAAAGAACTTCAAAGTTCTCTAGGTGAGTGGATTGAAACAGGGTGCGTTCACCTGCAGATAGAATACTGAAGGCCATCCAAGCGAACTCTCACAAAGAAATCCTGCTACCGGCATAGTGAAGATGTTgcagaacttgaaaaaaaaaaccgtttcttccagttttttttctagagatttTCATTATAAGAAGTGGTTTCATATTACTTATATCATTATACATAGAAGTCATACGGTCTCAAGTCGTTACTTACTTAATTTATCTCAATTCTTGAGAACCTGTTATTTTGCTTATATTTATTCCCCCAATTTATCGTGTATAAGACCGATGTTACACGCCGTGACACGGCCTTAcacaaataagaaaagattgaaaagatTATGTTCATTTTATAAATTCGCAcaaatgaacatgaaaaaaaacccaaacatGAACATCAGAACAATTCCATAATCGAAAAAGACATCAAAATCGACAGGAACAAAActcattttcaaatcaaaaaatcaaaagatcTACATGCCGAGGCCAGACAGCGTTATGCAGGGGAAATTAAGGTAATATTCCATCtactattattcatttattgtttcatttcattttactcACCTGCACATGACAGGATAGTATAGCAATGAAAGAGCCGGCAGCCTTCAGCGTTGACCACTGTGAAGGGATTAGGCCAGTTGCTGGGAATGAGAGTGCTGTTGATATGCCCTGAAGCAAACGAGTAGTGACTGCAGCACTCGTTGGTTCAGTTGATTAGCATACCTGTAATATTCGCATGGCAAAAACGGCTGCAAATCCTGCCCGCACTGCGATCGGAAATCCAAGCGTTGCGAATGTTGTAACCATGCCGTAAAGTGCCATAGTTCTGCTGCAATTATGTAACTTCTAGAAGTTAGAGGTGATGACAAAGAGGCTCCTCTTCTTGTACATTTTAAATCTCTGACGAATTAATGAATCCAGACTAGTATTGCGTCGAAGGTGGGGTTAAAAGCACCTGAATACAGAGTTGcaactgcgctcgaagaggcgcggtggagcgcagcggttgggatcgagttgggaccctcGCTGGCACTACTCACTGCTGCCATAGAAGTGGAGCTACTGTTGCTCTcttctcgattccaaccgcgcCGCTTGGAACGCAACGCTCACACAACTGTATCGAGaatgatttctggaaaaattgtgTTTGTAGCAACCGTCACCGCCGGATATCATTAGCCGGGTGGTCTGCCGCAGTTCACCCCTTTACCCGATCTGACATAAGCTGCACTTTCCTTTTGCTGTGCCCCAATCGAATTCGTATCGCGGTCACTCAGTTGAAGATCTTCTAAGCCTACTGTGATAACTGATTTCAAACAGATGATATGGTTTACTACATGTTCAAACTTTTGATTAATATTACATGAGAGTGACgtgctttcacttttttttgatggaGTGAGAGACAAATACTATAATAAGATACAGGAgacatttcctttttcctgaGTTCCTAATGTAACAAATAGagtcttcctctttcttaGAACTTCAAAATCCTTGCTTTTTATCCGCATAATTTCTTGGAATCAGAGTTCCCTTGAGAGTTCTATGTtggaattttgttgaaaatttgttcttcGATGCTTTCGACGTCTTCATGGAGGTAGAGGCCTGTTCAgcgcttattttgccaaataTCACCCGTCATATTGGAGGGCTTaaattgaagattttcttcggatgacatattttcaaaaaaaaaaaaaaaaaaaaaaacatccgaaAGCACAAATAGATCTTAGCCAGCTCCAAAGAAGAAACTTACCACAGTCCAAGTTTGTGAATTAGAAAAGTGCTTGGAATGGTTCCTATCAGACAGCCGATGGCAATTGCTGAGAACAGTGAATTCACATGAGTGCTGGAGTCAAGCCAATGAGTTTCTGAAAATCACACACGGAGCAAATAACAAGTTGCTACTGCTGTAAAGTTTCGGTATATTTTAATTTGTAGGATGCACCTGTATTCAGGTCATTACAAATGCGTCATTATCCCTCTTGTCAAAATGATCTGAGTCCTAGTTCAATGGCGAAACGGTAGCGATCGAAGTGAGACCCAGCTATGTCAAATATGATCGTAGAGGTGGATACGAGTCCCACAGCGCCACTCGGAGCGCAACCACACCAGACTTGACAGTGTGGACACGTTGCTGATTGCTTATGTCCGCACTACCCGTAACAATTTGTATCGTTGGGGAGACGGGATCACATAAGGATGCCATTTCGTGGGTAGGTAAGGGGAATTGGCGTAGTGATGCTGTTGGGACTGCACTGCTACCCCtatcaatttctgaagagaccccaacatcgtcagtttggTGACACCCTGtctttatagtcgggtcaaaacgacatgaaccacgagtGCGATGGGTGATGCCAAGAGAGGTTCCACTACGCTCCTGGCCACTACGCTTCACCGAAGCGcatcgaaagaagccgcgtacgcaattgcgtacgtgcttcatgtcgttttgaccttactatagcTACTTAGCTTGAAAGTGTTCTGCAATCTTCCTACGTGTTCAGCTACATCTGTATTGTACTTTTACGTAAACAAGTCCTGATGTAAATGGACTGTTTGATAAGGTGAAACGACATGGAAATAGGCAGTTCACGTGAACGACacctaaaaaaacacaaagttCACGTACCATCACTGCCATTCGTGGACAGGCTAAGCTGATAGTCCGATCGAACGTCGTCCATACAGATTATGGTAAAATTAAGTGCAATACTGTTCGAGAAGATCAATGTGAGACAGATGACAGACAACGTAAGGACGATAAAACGGGTTCGGTCCGCGAAATACATCCgtaaactgcaaaaaaaaataacgcatGCGTAGAAAAATGCAACTATAACGAAAGAAATTGTATGCGACTAGACATTAACGTTTGCTAAACGAGGAACTGCCTCGATTTTGGTATATATGAGTGTGGAATTGATGTGGAGAAATTGAggaataaataggaaaaaaaaaacaaaaatagcaaGCTGTGCTATACGTTAGCATGGAATACAGgatagaaaaacaattttgtatCATCATAGATCCATAAGGGATCCCCAAGGGATTTGCTAAAGAAATCTCGAATGTGATTAGGTGGAGTGTATATAGCTTGTCTTAAACACACAGTTACGCCTCATTTTCTATATAGTATtttctatctttatttttattcacaaaTCTTCTATATCCTTTTacatctttattttatatctatAAATCTTGACGTTTTGTGGTTTGGGTAATATGGACGAAATGCCGCAGGATTTCTACAGACTTTTGCTTCCTTTAGAATACGTAAATTACCTGCAATAACTGTCAGCTTTGAGCCAAGCACCAATTACCGTACTTACTGCGTTGATCGATGTGGTATGCACTGGAAGGTGCACAGTATAAACGCCCGGTCACTTACTATTAGGGTAAATTGACGTTGAGAAATTCCACTGTTTGCCGTAATTCCTTCTCCTAATTAATGCACTAATTTAGTAGTAAACGCCCTTTTCACTTCCCCACAATTTCAATCCTTAACGTGTATTCAACAGATTCCATTTCTGACGGATTTTAAAAGCTGAAAACAAGTGTTCTCTGTTTCTGAAGGACGAAATTAACCTACTTTCCTATGTACGCATcagaatttcttctgaaattggAAGTTTTGTAAGAAAAGGTACACAGTCTATTTTTAGTGCTTTTtgaattagttattttttaaaattgttaattttAAACAGTTATTGTGGAGTAGTTATCTATAATTTAATTCTACTACTAttctcatttccttttttaggaGCTATGTCCTCTTCTGATGGACAtaactcgtaaaaaaaaccccggagggatgaaaggcttggtgagcactagggcggatttgaacc
The Necator americanus strain Aroian chromosome I, whole genome shotgun sequence genome window above contains:
- a CDS encoding hypothetical protein (NECATOR_CHRI.G1635.T2), which codes for MYFADRTRFIVLTLSVICLTLIFSNSIALNFTIICMDDVRSDYQLSLSTNGSDETHWLDSSTHVNSLFSAIAIGCLIGTIPSTFLIHKLGLCRTMALYGMVTTFATLGFPIAVRAGFAAVFAMRILQGISTALSFPATGLIPSQWSTLKAAGSFIAILSCHVQFCNIFTMPVAGFLCESSLGWPSVFYLQGILTALAFTTFFFFYEDDPSLHRNVSSSEIRKISSGKLGQKKEAIPYRAIITDPCILGVWLSTIGGNLGFQIFLLYGPTYMNKVLHFDVKSTGFATALPFILSAVVKFVVGPISDRATFIPGRWRLIFFAAFSQGMMAVCILLLAFVTSPRLGQITYTAAIVFSGINVVGVVKCAQLVARQHVHFVMTVISFLLCIIILLIPVAVNIVCPDNTPEQWSNLFLGISIIVVVANAPFAFLARSDPAPWTGSKIHAVLQEKIDRSKIEDLTSDPTLKKVKITNS